One region of Blastocatellia bacterium genomic DNA includes:
- a CDS encoding TPM domain-containing protein, which produces MTVALKRTLLCLSLILALAAVALAQPQLPAYTGMVNDFAGKLSADKRQQLESLLENFRARSGVEIAVVTMPFDDMQGYPIEDYSLQLARKWGVGGDAQKRALLLLVAIKEPNTGGYADNLYHGGTRLEVSRHLEGDLPDGLSGEIIRKMRGDFQQGNFDQALTVGTQTILATLAEKLGISMEGIDATQAYRAPTRRPQRSRGGISPVMIIVIVFIFLVIFNALGRGGRGGPGGGYRRRGGLGWLILPMIFGGRGGGFGGGGWGGSSGGSWGGSDGGGGGGFGGFGGGGDFGGGGASDSW; this is translated from the coding sequence ATGACCGTAGCACTCAAGAGAACACTGCTTTGCCTCAGCCTGATTCTTGCCTTAGCGGCGGTGGCGCTGGCGCAGCCGCAGTTGCCCGCCTACACGGGCATGGTCAACGATTTTGCCGGCAAGCTGAGCGCCGACAAGCGCCAGCAGCTTGAAAGCCTGCTCGAAAACTTTCGCGCCCGCAGCGGCGTCGAAATCGCCGTCGTCACCATGCCCTTTGATGATATGCAAGGCTACCCGATTGAAGACTACAGCCTGCAACTGGCGCGTAAGTGGGGCGTCGGCGGTGATGCGCAAAAGCGCGCCCTGTTGTTGCTGGTCGCCATCAAAGAGCCGAACACCGGCGGCTATGCGGACAATCTTTATCACGGCGGCACGCGGTTAGAGGTCAGCCGCCATCTTGAAGGCGACCTCCCCGATGGGCTGTCGGGCGAGATCATTCGCAAGATGCGTGGGGATTTCCAGCAAGGCAATTTCGACCAGGCGCTGACCGTGGGCACCCAGACGATCCTGGCGACGCTTGCCGAAAAGCTCGGCATCTCGATGGAAGGCATCGATGCGACGCAAGCCTATCGCGCTCCGACGCGCCGCCCGCAGCGCAGCCGCGGCGGCATCTCGCCGGTGATGATCATCGTGATCGTTTTCATCTTTCTCGTCATTTTTAATGCGCTTGGGCGCGGCGGGCGCGGCGGCCCCGGAGGCGGTTACCGCCGTCGCGGCGGTCTCGGCTGGCTAATCTTGCCGATGATCTTCGGCGGGCGCGGCGGCGGCTTTGGCGGCGGCGGCTGGGGCGGTTCGAGCGGCGGCAGTTGGGGCGGCAGTGATGGCGGCGGCGGTGGCGGCTTTGGCGGCTTCGGCGGCGGCGGTGATTTCGGCGGCGGCGGCGCCAGCGATAGCTGGTAG